The nucleotide sequence CAACACATATATGTGATTCCATCACAAGTCCTGCTATGGCCACAAACCCACCAATGTTACATTAGCCATACTTATGTTATACACACCAGCTCCATGCTTTGGAGGAGACCTTGTTCAACAGCACCAATtggtagaaaataaattttaattttagctttCCCTTAATTCAAATAGCTAGTAGTCAACAACAGTCCAGTAACAGGAATGAGAAAAGATTTTTAGGCAGCAGATGACTGTGATAGTATCACAGAAGTTTCTTTCTCAGGACTGACTTTGACAGAACAAAAAGCATTCATTGGAAGGCTGTGTTTTTTCCTAGCtccatttaaaacaattttgtcagaggtgaaataaaaacaacctATCTCACAAGACACACTAATGGGTTGTTTAAAATCTACCtacctttttcctttctacACTTGAAACACTATCATCTAtattaataagaaaatatttgaataaaataagGATGACTCAATTAattgggaggggaaggagcaagTAAAACACCCAAACTGAATTGATGTGAGAATATGTAAATAATACTTTGGGTAAAAGCTATTTGGATTAAGACGCCaatgtttttcctcatttattgCCAGCCACAGTAAGAAATACACTGGCAAAATAAGGTTTTTTAGTCTCCTATAATCACACCAAACGTACTTCAGAGGTGCTCCTCTGTTTTGACAGTTGACTGTACTTGATCTTTCAATTTAAGTATGGTGCTCTCTCTGGGGAGGAGTAATAATAGGTAGGCTTGATGTTTCCCAGGACTTCATCTTCCCAGTTGGGGAGGcagcagaagaagaaagcaCAACCTATTACAACAACAGTGCTGGCCCAGCCAAAACCATAGGCCCAGCTGAACATGTTATCTCCTGTCAGTGGAATGTCTTCTGTGAATTTCACTGGGTAAATGACCAAGCCAATGATCTGGAATGCAGctagagagagaaaagaaagaaaaccaggaatAAGTTACAGTGAACATATTACGGTTCCCATTAAGAAAAGGTACCAGGAGATAAGTGCATACTTAAGATATGTAAGGATTAGCTTCAGACCTGCAATCAGATCTGCATTGTTACAGAGGTATGTGACTTCTGTCCCAGGCAGATCCCCACACCCATGTGGCTGCTGTGGCACCTCAGCTGCCATTGCCAGGTTGCTAAGGCACATACCTGCATGCCATGaccagccctgtcccacagccagcacCGGGAACCCTGCCAGCCAGTTACCTCCCAGAGCCCGTTCCTTCTCCTCCCATCAGAAAGGTGGGAAGCACCCACAGCTCTCAAGTCTTAGCATGTCACATGCAGGGTCAAAGGTGTTGGGCATCCCCATGAATTGCTTTTGGGATAGAGTGAGAACTGACAAAGGCCACTGAGCTTTCCTAGCCATTGTGCTTTCAGAGCCCAACTCAGCCTTCCCTTGTTCCCCACGAAAATGAGTCATAAAACAGACAAAGACAGCTAATTTCATAAGGGAGGATCCATCTAGCATGTTTTTCTGCTGATGCCTGTTTCACATCTAAAGTAACCTTGTCTTTGTGCCCAGCCTTACCAACAACAAAGAGCAGGCCTCCAATTCCTCGCACAAAGTTGAAGCGGAGGATCTCTATTGAGAACGCGATGACTGCAAGGGCAAAACAGATGACCAGGATCACAAAACCAACGAGGtatgtggcagctgctgctctcccccacccttgaagagaaaacaagaaaggtATTACGCACAGCAGTACTCTCCTGTAGATAATTGCAGCTCTTAGgttttctttattcattttttattgaaaCCCTTTACTGTAAGAAGCATGTCCTTATGTCCAAGCAAAGCTGAATGACTGCAAagcacaca is from Serinus canaria isolate serCan28SL12 chromosome 3, serCan2020, whole genome shotgun sequence and encodes:
- the LOC103818471 gene encoding p53 apoptosis effector related to PMP-22-like, which produces MVVCGLACWRCRWLLPLLLGLAIIMGIIALAGRGWLESESEPYVQQASLWESCTRGEEDLNWNCESLMDYGWGRAAAATYLVGFVILVICFALAVIAFSIEILRFNFVRGIGGLLFVVAAFQIIGLVIYPVKFTEDIPLTGDNMFSWAYGFGWASTVVVIGCAFFFCCLPNWEDEVLGNIKPTYYYSSPERAPYLN